CGATGGACGCGGGCGAGATCGAGACCCTGATCCGGGAAGCGCTGCCGGACGCGCAGGTGACGATCACCGACCTCGCGGGCGACGGCGATCACTACGCCGCGCACGTCGTTTCCTCGGCTTTCACGGGCAAGTCCCGCGTGCAGCAGCACCAGATGGTCTACAAGGCCCTGCGCGGCCGGATGGGCGGCGAACTGCACGCGCTGGCCCTGCAGACCTCGGCCCCGGCCTGACGGCCCGGCCGGAACCAGGAGTACACCAATGGACCAGACCACCCACGACCGCATCGACGAAGCCGTGAAATCCAGCGACGTCATGCTGTTCATGAAAGGCACCCCCGTCTTCCCGCAGTGCGGCTTCTCTGCGGCGACGGTTCAGATCCTGAGCTATTTCGGGGTCAAGTTCGGCTCCGTGAACGTCCTCGACGACATGGATATCCGCCAGGGCATCAAGGAATATTCCGACTGGCCCACGATCCCGCAGCTCTACGTCAAGGGCGAGTTCGTCGGCGGCTGCGACATCGTCCGCGAGATGGCCGAATCCGGCGAACTGGAAGAGATCTTCCGCCAGAACGGCATCGAAACCAACCAGGCGGCATAACCACCAGCGCCACATGGCGCGCGGGGGATGGCATGGCCGGCCCGCGCGCCTGCTGAGTCCGCCAGCCCGCCGTGTTCATGTGCTCCGGCCGGCGGACCTTCTGAGTCCGCCAGTCCGCCAGCCCGCCGTTCCCTCGAAGTCCATCGCAGGCCGGGCAGCGGCCATTCGTTACTGTCATGCCCGCCGCCGAGAGGCGCGCGGGCATCGAGCGACGGAAGGACGCGGGCGTTCGTATTCACCCGATCTCCGAGTAGCGCCTGCGGGCCATCGGGGATGACAAGGGACGCGACCGCCGCCCGCGCCCTGCGATGATTTAATTGACAAAAGCGGCTATCTGATGGCCAGATACCCGAAATGCTTCGGGAGGCCCTGATGACCCACGCCGACCCGGCCCGCGATGTCGAGGCCGTGCGCGATTTCACCCGCTACTACACACGCCGCCTGGGCGTGCTGAAGGAAGGCCTGCTGGACACCGATCTGCCCCTGCCCCAGGCGCGCCTGGTCTGGGAGCTGGCGCATCGGGAGGCTGCGACGGCGGCGGCGCTGGCCCGCGACCTGGCGCTCGACCCCGCCTATGTCAGCCGCCTGCTGAAGAGTCTCGAGCGGCGCGGCCTGGTGGCGAAACGCCGGTCGCAAAGCGACGGCCGCGCCAGGATCGTCGCCCTGACTCCCGCCGGCCGCGACGTGTTCGCCGAACTCGACGCCCGTTCGGCGCGCGAGGTGAACGATATGCTGGCGCCCCTCGCCCCCTCCGAACGGCGGGGACTGACGGCGGCGATGAGCCGGGTCCGCCGGCTGCTGGGCCCCGAGGCCGACGCTCCCGCCCCTTACGTGATCCGCAGCCACCGGCCGGGCGATGTCGGCTGGGCGATCTCCCGCCACGGCGAGATCTACGCGGACGAGTTCGGCTGGGACGGCACGTTCGAGGCGCTGGTGGCCGAGATCGGCGCCGCCTTCATCCGGGATTTCAAGCCGTCGCGGGAGCATTGCTGGATCGCCGAGCGCGACGGCGAGCGCGTGGGCTCGGTCTTCGTGGTCGAGAAGGACAGGGCGACGGCGCAGCTCCGCCTGCTGCTGGTGGATCCGTCGGCGCGCGGGCTTCGGCTGGGCGAACGGCTGGTGGACGAGGTCATCCGTTTCGCGCGCGCGAAGGGCTATACGAAGCTGACGCTGTGGACCAATGACTGCCTGCACGCCGCGCGGCGCATCTACCAGAAGGCGGGGTTCGTGCTGGTCGACGAGGCGCCGCATCACAGCTTCGGCGTCGACCTGGTGGGCCAGAACTGGGACCTCGAACTCTGAGACGCCGCCCTCAGGCGGGCACGAACCAGTCGTCGAACTGCGAGATGTGGTCGAGCACGCGCCGGTAGCCCTTCGATTGCAGCAGCTCGAGGACCTTCCGCCGCTTGGCCTCGTGGTGATTGTGCTCGACGGCGAT
The nucleotide sequence above comes from Minwuia thermotolerans. Encoded proteins:
- a CDS encoding bifunctional helix-turn-helix transcriptional regulator/GNAT family N-acetyltransferase, which codes for MTHADPARDVEAVRDFTRYYTRRLGVLKEGLLDTDLPLPQARLVWELAHREAATAAALARDLALDPAYVSRLLKSLERRGLVAKRRSQSDGRARIVALTPAGRDVFAELDARSAREVNDMLAPLAPSERRGLTAAMSRVRRLLGPEADAPAPYVIRSHRPGDVGWAISRHGEIYADEFGWDGTFEALVAEIGAAFIRDFKPSREHCWIAERDGERVGSVFVVEKDRATAQLRLLLVDPSARGLRLGERLVDEVIRFARAKGYTKLTLWTNDCLHAARRIYQKAGFVLVDEAPHHSFGVDLVGQNWDLEL
- a CDS encoding BolA family protein — translated: MAMDAGEIETLIREALPDAQVTITDLAGDGDHYAAHVVSSAFTGKSRVQQHQMVYKALRGRMGGELHALALQTSAPA
- the grxD gene encoding Grx4 family monothiol glutaredoxin; this encodes MDQTTHDRIDEAVKSSDVMLFMKGTPVFPQCGFSAATVQILSYFGVKFGSVNVLDDMDIRQGIKEYSDWPTIPQLYVKGEFVGGCDIVREMAESGELEEIFRQNGIETNQAA